A stretch of the Nitratireductor thuwali genome encodes the following:
- the paaA gene encoding 1,2-phenylacetyl-CoA epoxidase subunit PaaA encodes MYSQGLIGAKTDTGEDEAFLAAFQARIDAEEKIEPNDPMPDGYRKTLVRQIGQHAHSEIVGMLPEGNWITRAPSLRRKAALLAKVQDEGGHGLYLYSAAETLGVSREQMTEELLSGKAKYSSIFNYPTPTWADIGAIGWLVDGAAIMNQIPLCRCSYGPYARAMIRVCKEESFHQRQGYEIMMTLARGSDDQKEMAQDALDRWWWPSLMMFGPHDSESQHGDQSMKWKIKRFTNDELRQKFVDATVPQAEFIGLKIPDPELKWNEEKGGYDFGTIDWDEFWRVVKGGGPMNRQRIEARRKAWDEGAWVREAALAHAEKRKARRAAAKMAAE; translated from the coding sequence GTATAGCCAAGGGCTTATCGGGGCGAAGACCGATACGGGCGAGGACGAGGCCTTTCTCGCCGCCTTCCAGGCGCGCATCGACGCCGAGGAGAAGATCGAGCCCAACGACCCGATGCCGGACGGCTATCGCAAGACGCTCGTGCGCCAGATCGGCCAGCACGCGCATTCGGAAATCGTCGGCATGCTGCCGGAGGGCAACTGGATCACGCGCGCGCCGTCGCTGCGCCGCAAGGCCGCGCTGCTGGCCAAGGTGCAGGATGAGGGCGGGCACGGGCTCTATCTTTATTCCGCCGCCGAGACGCTGGGCGTTTCGCGCGAGCAGATGACCGAGGAGCTTTTGTCCGGCAAGGCCAAGTATTCCTCCATCTTCAACTATCCCACGCCCACCTGGGCCGATATCGGGGCCATCGGCTGGCTGGTCGACGGGGCGGCGATCATGAACCAGATCCCGCTGTGCCGCTGCTCTTACGGACCCTATGCGCGGGCGATGATCCGCGTATGCAAGGAGGAGAGCTTCCACCAGCGCCAGGGCTACGAGATCATGATGACGCTTGCGCGGGGCAGCGACGACCAGAAGGAAATGGCGCAGGACGCGCTGGACCGCTGGTGGTGGCCTTCCTTGATGATGTTCGGGCCGCACGATTCGGAAAGCCAGCACGGCGACCAGTCGATGAAGTGGAAGATCAAGCGCTTCACTAACGATGAACTGCGCCAGAAATTCGTCGATGCGACGGTGCCGCAGGCCGAGTTCATCGGGCTCAAGATTCCCGATCCCGAACTAAAATGGAACGAAGAGAAGGGCGGCTACGATTTCGGCACCATCGACTGGGACGAGTTCTGGCGTGTGGTCAAGGGCGGCGGACCGATGAACCGGCAGCGTATCGAGGCGCGCAGGAAGGCCTGGGACGAGGGCGCATGGGTGCGCGAGGCGGCCCTGGCCCATGCCGAGAAACGCAAGGCGCGACGCGCGGCCGCGAAAATGGCGGCGGAGTGA